A region of Desulfobacterales bacterium DNA encodes the following proteins:
- a CDS encoding DUF58 domain-containing protein: protein MKRITYWFYHSLFKTKRYLSKRFTRAGIFLLALLVFAAILGADTTLSMVFQIFTFIAVLILISFVLSLKIRTHFDAQRKLPRFVTAGIPFEYDLSIQNLYRRHYDKLYLIDEFAGSALTYQEFLQIKPFFQTGKPNAARKKRTQPWSQLVAHKQGALKEPQRHLALAPNEVKNLRLEVMPLRRGRIQLAGISVARPDPLGLCYTRQFKRLPQSILVLPKRYSLPPIQMPGGRKHHSGGIALTMSVGESEEFVSLRDYRPGDPLRKIHWKSWARTGKPIVKEYQEEYYVRHVLILDTFVGQRYAEAFEEAVSLAASFACTVQSQESLLDLIFVGLEVYCFTAGRGLGQTDKILEALADVQPCESKPFETLLPNVMSRAAFCSGCICIFLNWDEQRQQLVQLLRNLDIPVFVLIILQPDDAVIPEPGPLSDVADTFHVLRAGEIEMGLSQI from the coding sequence ATGAAAAGAATCACATATTGGTTCTACCATTCACTCTTTAAAACGAAGCGGTACCTGTCAAAACGCTTTACCCGCGCCGGTATTTTTTTGCTTGCCCTGTTGGTGTTTGCAGCCATCTTGGGGGCCGACACCACCCTGTCCATGGTTTTTCAGATCTTTACGTTTATTGCGGTCTTAATTTTGATATCCTTTGTGCTGAGCCTTAAAATACGCACCCACTTTGACGCACAACGAAAATTACCACGTTTTGTCACAGCCGGCATACCCTTTGAGTATGACCTCAGCATCCAAAACCTCTACCGCCGGCACTATGACAAGTTATATCTAATTGATGAATTTGCCGGTTCAGCTCTCACATATCAGGAATTTCTTCAGATCAAGCCTTTCTTTCAGACTGGCAAACCCAATGCAGCGCGAAAAAAAAGAACTCAGCCTTGGTCTCAGCTGGTGGCCCACAAACAAGGGGCGCTCAAAGAGCCGCAAAGGCATCTTGCTTTGGCTCCCAATGAGGTTAAAAATCTGCGTCTGGAAGTGATGCCATTGCGCAGAGGCCGCATCCAGCTCGCCGGTATTTCAGTGGCCCGACCGGATCCTTTGGGGCTTTGTTATACGCGGCAATTTAAAAGACTGCCACAATCCATTCTGGTACTGCCCAAACGATATTCCCTACCACCGATCCAAATGCCTGGCGGTCGCAAACACCATTCCGGCGGTATTGCTTTAACAATGTCTGTGGGTGAATCTGAAGAATTTGTTTCGTTGCGTGATTACCGACCCGGGGATCCCTTACGAAAAATTCATTGGAAAAGCTGGGCCAGAACCGGCAAGCCGATTGTCAAAGAATACCAGGAAGAATATTATGTGCGGCATGTTTTAATTTTAGATACCTTTGTCGGACAGCGCTATGCAGAGGCTTTTGAAGAGGCGGTCTCGCTAGCGGCTTCGTTTGCCTGCACCGTCCAGAGTCAAGAGTCATTGCTTGATCTGATTTTTGTAGGACTTGAGGTATATTGTTTTACCGCTGGCCGAGGACTTGGACAAACCGATAAAATTCTAGAAGCACTGGCAGATGTCCAACCCTGTGAAAGCAAGCCCTTTGAAACGCTGTTGCCAAACGTCATGTCCAGAGCGGCGTTCTGTTCCGGCTGTATTTGCATTTTTCTCAACTGGGACGAGCAGCGGCAGCAGCTGGTGCAGCTTCTACGAAACTTGGATATACCTGTTTTCGTGTTGATCATTTTGCAACCCGATGACGCGGTCATCCCAGAACCCGGTCCCTTGAGCGATGTGGCTGATACTTTTCATGTGCTGCGGGCCGGTGAAATCGAAATGGGGCTCAGTCAGATATGA